The sequence below is a genomic window from Rhinolophus sinicus isolate RSC01 chromosome X, ASM3656204v1, whole genome shotgun sequence.
TACTCCACAGTAGGTAATGAAGATAAGGACTAATATGTCTGGAGTATAGACAATCACTTACGGTATCTCTTAGTATTACTTACCATGCCTTGTGGTTAAAGCCGGTGGAGAACTACAATAACCCAGTTCAGGCAGGACTACAAATGTCCCGTACCCTTGAAGAATGCAGTTTGGGTCACCCCACCAACTAAAGAACCACAACCAGTTGAGGTACTTGGTGAGCTCAAATGGAATACAGAGCAGACAGTGAAAGAAAGTAATTATGAATACCAGATATGGCCATGTGACCAGTTACAGAAATATGGAATGTAATTATCatgaatatttcttcatttttttatcacTATGTTTGTGAATGTGAGTATGTGCGtataaaatatctttgttttcttccctctcttatcCTCCtatcacataacataaaatgtattgaCTTTATACTATAGTATTTAAGTATTGTCAACTTTACATCATAGTATTTAAGTTTCTGGATATCAAGGATGAGAGTAAACATTACCCAAAGACTTTGCATCCTCTACTGGGGAAATGATTATTGTATCTTCAGTTGTATACAGGATATTTGTATCGTGTTAGGTCAAAGTGGGACCTTGTAATTGTCCTTTTTAGGAGTTTAAGTATGTTTTAAGGAGATGTATCTGGGTGCCAAGTTGATAAAGGGTGTACTTGTGATGGTTACTTTTATGTGTCACCTTGGCTAGGCCACAACACGcaaatatttggtcaaacattattctagatgctTCTGTGAGAGTTTTTTAAGttaagattaacatttaaattagtggattttgagtaaagcagattaccttCCAAATGCCTCATCACATCAATTAGAAATGTTAATAGAAAAAGACTGACCACCTTGGAAGAAGAGGGAATTTGGCCTGCGGATGCCTCTGGACTCCATCTGCACCTCTTTTCTGGGTCTCTAGCCTGCTGGCCTACCCTGCACATGTTGGAATTTCTAAGCTTCCAATCATGTGACCCATTTccttaaaaatctctctctctctctctctctctctctctctctctctctctctctctctcctgtttgctttgtttctctggagaattctaATTAATACTGCTTGTATACCCAATATCTGGCTCCCTGGcaatccctgcccccacctcctcagTGCAAGGCGTTTAGACCAGAGGCCTAAGGAGGATTTTTCTTAAGCTCAAATCCAAATAGTATCACCATTCACATTATAGAACTCCTAAACATTCGTGTCATAAGACAGTgaggcagccagccagccaggcctGCACCCTGTTGAGAAGAGGGTACCAGAACAAGCAGAAGCCCACGGAGCACGCACCCTTACCGGTTTTGCAGTAAACGGCACTAGGCTTTTAGGACTCCGAAGGACCCTGCCTGGCAGCCAAGTGCGAGTGCAGGAACGGTGGCTCAATCTGTCTCAAACTACTACCCTGTAGTTCCTTACCTATTGCTTCCACACTGTTGAAATAGAAGTAGAAAAGCATACCCCAAAGGTCCCACCCATTTTGAGGCACTTAACTCATAGTGACAACTGTCCCCATGCCCcccaaaatgcaaaacaaaaatctatccCCAAACTGTGTCCTTAAATCTCACCCCAAAATATCAGTATGGCATACAACTTCAGCCTAAAGTGCATTCTCCCAAAGATAAATGACTGAGAATGAGATTATACTGGGAAGAGTTCTTGTTATCACTCTTGaaactgtaaagaaaataagaaagaatagaaaaaaacccAGCTAAGTCAGTTTGCATGTAACATTGGGACCAAAACGCCTATTCCAGTTAAGTAAGCGTTGCAGGAAGATCCCTACTACAAATAAGAGGTCACAGACATTACAGGTCCCTCCCAGGACAGAACCAGAAATGTGAATTCCAATGCACACCTGACACATCTGCGTTGGGCCCCCCCTCCTACTCCCCCCAACCCGACCTTGCACGGGACACATTTGCATGGCAGCTGCCTGAATAAGGACCACATCGCAAATGATCTCGTACACTCACTGTCTGGTGTGGTCCGCAGGCCGCATACTAGGCACACTGTCAATTTCAAATGAATGCATACATCTTGGAACTGAAAGAGAATATGTTTGTTCTTTCTGCCTCCTGACATGTAGataaattattcccattttagagacgAAGTAAATCTAAACCACAAGTGTGTAGTACTGAAATGGCTTTATCATGGCATGGACTTAGGGCTGTAGCGACAACAGTGATGTACAGAATCAAATAATTCCCACAAATACGTAGGGGGAGGATACACAGAGGAGAAATTGGATGATCACATATAGAATACACCCAGAAATTACTCACGAGAAAAACACCACATAGCTTAAGTATTTAGACAGAGCTGTGCAAAATAAGATCCAGACTATGAAACAAAGACGGGGGCGGGGCAGGGCAAGTTGGGTGGAAGAGGAAAGAGCTAAAAGGATTGTCATATTGATGGTGCAGTTTTGGGGAAGAGAGTTAGTCCCCCACTCTGAGCCTAGCGTATTGTTCTTTTCTCCTACTATTGTGGAAAGAAGTCTTTGGGAGACAGGTAACTTTCAGTCAAACAAATCCCTGTggtggcaagagaaagaagcaaacaaaGGTAGACCGCTGGGATCCACGTCCTTTATTTCCGTCCAAACGCAAAGGCGGATGCGTGAGGTTTGGTAACACGCAAAAAGTAGTCACTCGGCTAATGGCTAATGGGACTCTTCAGATTCCCTCTCCTGAGGGGGAGATGGTTTCTTGCAGAACGAGGTGAAGCAGGTGGTTCTGCTCGGCACTCAACAGTGGCCACATCTCCACCTGCAGCGACTTGACAGCTTCCGTGTCCTTTTCGTGGGTAGCCATGACCAAGGACTGGAGCAGCAGGAAGAGCTCCTCGGGAAGCTGGCCGCTGCTCTCCTGCCCGTGGCTGTCGAAAGCCTCCCAGGAGTACTTCTCCAGGGTGTGGGCATGCTCCGGGAGGAGCTTGGCGGGCGGTGGCtgcaagagcagcagcagcagcacgcGGGACACCTCGCAGCGGACCAGCACGTCCGAGAAGGCGCCCAGGGCGGCGGGAGAGGGCGCGGTCGCAGGGCCGGCGTTCGGAGGGAGCGGCGCAGCGGGCAGGGCGGGGCCCGCGCCGGGCCCCTGCTGGGGCCCCTGCGGCTGTGGCTGCGGCTGCAGCGGTAGCGGCGGCGGCACCGGCTGCACCGGGTGGCTGCCGTGCTCCCGCGCCAGGCGCTGCATGCGCGTGAAGATCGCCAAGGCACCGGTGTAGTCGCGCGCCAGCAGCTGGCAGGAGGCGGCGTCGCCGAGCGCCTGCAGTGCAGCCAGGGGCAGCAGAGGCAGCTGCAGCTGGGCGGCGCGCTGGAAGtggccggcggcggcggccggcTGCCCCAGGTCGCGCAGAGCGGCGGCCAGCTCCAGGCACAGGGCGGCGGCGGCCGCTGGCTGGCCCAGCTGGAGGTGCAGACGCACAGCGGCGCCCAAAGCGCTAGCCGCGGCCTGCAGCGGCTCCCCGTAGGCGGCGGGGCAGACGAGGCGCTGGCGCGCGTCGCGCTCTTGCCGCAGGAAGAGGCGGGCGGCCTCGGTGAGCGCCAGCGCCTCCCCGGGCCCGTGGAAGAGCGCCTGCTGGCAGCGCGCCACCGCCAGCTGGCACCAGGCCGCGTATGGCAGGCACTCCTGAACGCGCAGCTCGCGGCCGAGCTGTCCGAACTGCTCGCCGGCCTCCGCCACGTTGGGTTTCCGCAGGAACCGCTTCTTCAGTTTGTTCGACACCTGGCGGTACCTGGCCAGGAAGTCCCCGGCCTCGGGGCCCGGGCCCGCACCGCCTCCCAGTCCGCCCGCGGATGCCGCCATGTTCCCAGCCCGAGCGCTTCTGCTGGGCGGATGTGCAGGCGCTGGCAGCAGGCTGGGACTTGCCCGGCATCCGTCTCGGGTCTGGCCGCGCCACCGCGCCCACTCGGGAGCCCAACGCCACCACATTGCCCTGGTGATATGCAAAATACTGGGTTCCTGGGGCGGGGCCTTCCTTAGTGCAGGCTGCATATGCAAATCACGGATCCTGGGACCGGACCTGGCCTTGCGCCCGCTGTTGTTAGGTGGTGACAGCTTGTTTACCAAGGTTGCTATGGGCATCTCCTAGCATCTCTAATGGAACATGACCAAAATGAAACTTGTGATCGAGCATGATCTTTATACCGACTTTTcgtctttctttttcctttaaatgaaaggttttttatttttttaaaaactgcaaaaattaTGAACGAGGAAATAACCTGGCCAATAGAATGTGCTATATAACATAtacttatcagatatataataaAAAGGTTATCCATAGAGGTTTGCCTATTGTCATTTAAGAACTGGAGAGGCCTTGAAATTACAGGCTCACATCTTCCCTAGTATTTCAGGCTTGTaactaaatatgaaaaaaatagttaaCTTTGCATCTTCCTGGATTGTCCCCTCATCATTCCTCAATCTTCCTGTCAAAGCTGCTGCCCCATGGGAGTCCCTGCCAACCTCTCTGTCCACCCCTCGACCCTGCAGCACCCTGTTCGCCATTGCAAGTTCACCCTATCACAACGCCGCAGTCATGGTCTTGTGCTCCAACCCAAGGAACTTTATCCTTCTGGGGACTTTGCCAGGCTCTGACTTGCTCAAGGGCAATGGCACAGTCTTCCGTAAGTcagcctcaccccccaccccagccagcctCTCCCACCCAGGTCCACCCCCTGCACTGTCACCATGAGAGACTGCTCCTCTCTCATCCCTGActccagccccccgcccccaagcaGACACCCCCGCCACCCCATCCACCCAACGAGTTATGTCCCTTGACCACCTCCCACACAAAGTGACTGAAGAATGCACATGGGTTCCTTTAAACAATTTATTGaccttttaaaatgactttcccaaggcaCAAGACGGGCCCAGGCTGCCCGGACTGTGAGCAGGCCTGGAGCCCTAGGGCTGCGGCCTGGGGACCCAGGTCGGTCATGGGGGCAGCTATTGCTGAGGAGGAGCCACCTGGGAGATGGTCGTGTTCCGGAAGAAACCGCTGAGGAGCGAGTTGTTGTGGACGGCCATGTCGATGAACTCCGGAGTGATGCGGCTCTGACCGCTGCTCTGGGCCTCATTGCCTGCCAGCTCCAGGATCTTGGCCGTGAGGTACTCGATGACCGCCGCTAGGTAGACCGGTGCGGTGGAGCCCAGGCGCTGGGTGTAGTGGCCTTCTCTCAGGAGGCGCTCCACGTGGCTCACGGAGAATGGCAGCTCAGGTGCGCTGCTGCGGGAGCGGTTCCGCCTCTGGCGACCAGAAGACCCTCCACGGCTCCTTGGCCCCGGCATTCTCGGCGTCGGGTGCGCTGTCTCCGACCGGCCTAGTTCTGCGGTGCAGTTCGGTGAGGTCCGGTCCCGTTCAGCGAGATGCAGTGGGTGAGGTAAAGTGGGACGAGGTAAGGTGCGATGCGCCAGGCGGTCCCAACCTCTGAAATGGACGTTGCTCAGGTCCCTACTCTGTATCCTAGCAACCACGGAACGGCCGCTCATTGGCAGAGACGCACTCTACCTGGAATGTTCGTTGGGAGGGACCACTGCTTCCCCATTGGCCCCCGTGGGCCTGGGCCTACAAAAAAATGGCGCCTGCAGCAGCCTGCTCACTGGAACCTCTCTTTGAGGCGACTCGGACTTTCCACTGGACAGGGACATTGTGCAGATAAAACAAATGTGTGCCATCCATTGGCACTAGGTATACACTCTGGTGCTGGACGGCCATCACAACTCTCTAGCTGGCACCACTGCAAAAAGTAACCGCTGTACCCGTTGGGCAGTCACTGATTCTTTCTGTACCCCCCCCCACATCCCCTCCCCTGTCCCACCCCTagaccccaggcaaccactaacctgCTTCCTGTCCATAGAGTTTTGCCTATTGTGGAGACCTCTTAGAGATGGAATCCTACATACAGTAAAtaggtggccttttgtgtctggctgctttcacttagcatcatgttctCATTATGGTTCATCCATATGGTAGCATGAAttagcacttcattccttttcatggccgattaacattccattgtatgaacagACCACATGTTGTGCATCCAtttgttcatcagttgatggacgtTTAGGTACTTCCACCTTttcgctattgtgaatagcactgcagtgaacattccTGTACAGGTTTCTGTTTGAACACCTGGTTGcagttctttggggtatatatctaggagtggaattgcgaGGTCATATGTTCAACTTACTGAGTAAACACCaaactgatttccacagtggccatatcattttgcattcccagcaacagtgtatgaggatcccaatttcttcacattctcaccaaaatttatttcctttttgttttgtttaatagcCATCCCagtaggtgtgaagtggcatctcatggttttgatttgcatttccctaatggctaatgacattgagcatcttttcatgttcctcttggccatttgtacatctgcTTTGGAGGAATgtccattcaagtcctttgccccccttttttttctttaaactgggTTGCTTGTCTTCcttttgttgagttgtaagtgATATTTATGCATTCTGGAAAATAGATtgttatcagatatatgttttgcaaatgtgTCTCCCATCCTGTGAGTTGTCCTTTCACTTTCTAGCTATAGGCCTTTGCTGCACAAcgtttttatcttttcatttggaTGGCATataatttgtctttgtcttttgtagCTCTGCTTTTGCTCTCATATTTTGTAACTGTTGCCTAATACAAGGTCATGGGGATTTACATCTATGTCTTGCtccaagagttttatagtttcagcccttacatttaggtctgtgatccatatTACAGTCAATATTTGTACATGGTGTGAGATTGGGGTCTGTATTCATTCTTATGTtcgtggatatccagttgtcccagcaccatttgttgaagagattgttcattcatccattgaatgGTGTTGGCTCCCttattaaaaattagatattGATAGATATAGGGGCTAATTTCTGATTCTAAATTCTAAAACATTGTCCTGTGTCTCTATTATTATGGTACCACTACACTTTTTAGGAttgctgtagctttgtagtaagttttgaagttgGGAAGTgagagtcctccaactttgttttttttgtttttttgttttttttttcaagattgttttggctatctgcatcccttgcatttccatgtgaaATTTAGGATCAGCTTCTTACAAAGAAGCCAGATTGTATTGTAATAGGCATGGCATTGATTCTGTATATTGCCTTTGGGACTGTGGTattcttaacaatattaaatgttCAATCCACTAATGGgatgtctttacatttctttagatcctctttaatttccttccacaatgttttacagttttcagagtacaagtcttgcacatttttgttaaatttattcctcagtattttattgttttttgatgATACTATAAAAGGAATTAGTTTAACCTCATATTTGGATTGTTCAATTGCttgtgtatagaaatacaactgaattcctggtcaagatggcagagtagataaacgctgtgcttatgtcctgtcacaaccacatcaaaattataactaacgtacagaacagccatcattgagtaTCACCTGAAACCTAGCTGAagcaaagccctacaactaaggacatacagaagaagccaccatgagactggtaggaggggtagacaTGTGGAATGGGCTAATCCCACACCcaagtgtgaccattaaaaatgggAGGGATGGTAGGTggctggtttgctcagttggttagagcatggtgctggtagcaccaaggctACCAATTTGATCCctgcataggccactgtgagctgtgccctccttaaaaacagtGGGAGGCtttcttggctgcagaggtctttctggaggagggaggggtcaCAGCACTCCACCAAGCTCCCCAGCTTAGGGTttcagtgccggggagagaagtgcccataacttctgactgtgaaaaccagtggagattgtagctgagtgagaagAAGgcggctgcagtcccaggtgatCCTCTTAAAGGATCCACagatggacttactcactgacggactcactcactcactctgagctccagtgttggggcagcagcttgaaaggtgccaggaacatactgggagaaactgagttgtctgtcttcagggcaaggactggaggagcagctttctcgcagacagaggagctggcagaagccattgttatttttgttgagccctctcccttcccagcatgcagatgcaggtggctgccatatctgagccTACATCAACCTGGCTACCACTGTTCATTCACCCCACCCTGGAgattctgagaccccaccacccaacttttgggcacatcAAAtcagcttccagtggcttttccatacaaactacctgccttagctcatgctgtacactttcctaaaatctcacaaaggttcacaaaacccaaacaagcagcacctggctttggcatgtcctgtacctcaggctgagcagccctaagctcggcactagtgacagccagctttggttcgtggcttggcctctcaaggcacctccaagtatagcacaggcagtggccatctgtggattgctttgtggctcatgccaggtggccccaggcagggcacaggctgtagcTGATTTTGGCCAACAGTGGGTCCCCTGCCAGGAatccccagggctggcatgcctgcCTCCCAAGTTTGGAttgagccagagcatcacctggtcacctctaaggatgacacactcaaagggGAGACTatacaggtaccagagccctgcaaaagtgaatcctgctctgtaggttcATCCCCTGCACTACAGCTCCTCCaatgtagtcacagccagtcctaacaaccaatgagcccaagggtcaatcccgcTCACTGATGtggaaacagcaaccaaggctcaactacaataggaggacaCACAACCCTCACAAGAGATATACTTGGAACACCCGGTTccagtgaccagggagactgtgcaactgggccccacaggacacctactacgtaaAGCCACTTCTACTAAAAatgggaggcatagcagctctatctaatacatagaaacaaacacagggaggcagctaaaaatggggagacaaagaaacatgtcccaaattaaaaaaaaacagaacaaagctccagaaaaagaactaagcaaaatgaagacaagcaatctaccaggtgcagaattccaaacactggttataaggatgctcagtgatctctagaacttcaacaaagagatagaaaacataaaaatggggaaagaaaacgTAAAAAACAACccgtcagaaatgaagaatacaataactgaaatgaagagtacactagagggaatcaacagattagataaagcagaggattgaatgagcaatttagaagataaggtagcagaaaactcccaatcaaaacagcaaaaagaaaaaagaatctaaaaaagtgaggacagtttaaggggcctctgggaaaacatcaagcaaacaaatatttgaatcataggggtaccagaaggagcagagagagggcaaggaattgagaacctattcgaagaaataatgatggaaaactttcctaacctggtgaaggcaatagacatacaagcccaggaagcatagagagtcccaagcaagatgaactcaaagaggcccacaccaaaacacattataattaaaatgccaaaggttaaagacaaagagagaatcctaaaagcagcaagagaaagacaactagttacttacaagggagcccccatgaaactatgagctgatttctcaacagaaactttgcagtccagaagggattggcaggaaatattcaaactgatgaaacGCAAGGACCTACACtaaagattactctacccagcaaagctatcatttagaatcaaaggacagataaagagcttcccagataagaaaaagctatcggaattcatcaccaccaaaccagtattacaaagaatcttagagggacttctttacaaggtaaaagataaaaaaatataaataaaatggcaataactacatacctctCAAAAACTACTTtcaataaaaatggattaaatgttccaatcaaaagacatagggtggctgaatggataagaaagcgaGACCTATACATGtggcctacaagagactcacttcagatcgaaaggcaCACACAACTGAAAGCAAagcaatggaaaaagatatttcatgaccCTGAGTGCAAGGGGAGGCAACTATACACTTTGGAGGCATTACTGAAGATAAGGGCTGAAGGAGAAGGTCCAGTTTTGGGTGGGAAGATTAGTACAGTTTGGAGTAGCTGAGATTTGAGATGCCTGTGGGATATCCAGATACAAGTGAAGGACAAATGGCTTGGGAGTACAAGAGCGAGGTCAGGGCTGGAGGAACTATCCTGATGACTCTCAAATCTGTATCTCCAGCCCTGACCTCGCTCTTGTACTCCCAAGCCATTTATCCTTCACTTCAACGTCCCTGTCCAGTGGAAAGTCCAAGTCCCCTCAAAGAGAGGTTCCAGTGAGCAAGGTGAGCAGGCTGCTGCAGGCGCCATTTTTTTGTAGGCCCAGGCCCACGGGGGCCAATGGGGAAGCAGTGGTCCCTCCCAACGAACATTCCAGGTAGAGTGCGTCTCTGCCAATGAGCGGCCGTTCCGTGGTTGCTAGGATACAGAGTAGGGACCTGAGCAACGTCCATTTCAGAGGTTGGGACCGCCTGGCGCATCGCACCTTACCTCGTCCCACTTTACCTCACCCACTGCATCTCGCTGAACGGGACCGGACCTCACCGAACTGCACCGCAGAACTAGGCCGGCCGGAGACAGCGCACCCGACGCCGAGAATGCCGGGGCCAAGGAGCCGTGGAGGGTCTTCTGGTCGCCAGAGGCGGAACCGCTCCCGCAGCAGCGCACCTGAGCTGCCATTCTCCGTGAGCCACGTGGAGCGCCTCCTGAGAGAAGGCCACTACACCCAGCGCCTGGGCTCCACGGCACCGGTCTACCTAGCGGCGGTCATCGAGTACCTCACGGCCAAGATCCTGGAGCTGGCAGGCAATGAGGCCCAGAGCAGCGGTCAGAGCCGCATCACTCCGGAGTTCATCGACATGGCCGTCCACAACAACTCGCTCCTCAGCGGTTTCTTCCGGAACACGACCATCTCCCAGGTGGCTCCTCCTCAGCAATAGCTGCCCCCATGACCGACCTGGGTCCCCAGGCCGCAGCCCTAGGGCTCCAGGCCTGCTCACAGCCCAGGCAGCCTGGGCCCGTCTTGtgccttgggaaagtcattttaaaaggtCAATAAATTGTTTAAAGGAACCCATGTGCATTCTTCAGTCACTTTGTGTGGGAGGTGGTCAAGGGACATAACTCGTTGGGTGGATGGGGTGGCGGGGGTGTCtgcttgggggcggggggctggagTCAGGGATGAGAGAGGAGCAGTCTCTCATGGTGACAGTGCAGGGGGTGGACCTGGGTGGGAGaggctggctggggtgggggataCAAATTTGAAAGTCATCAGGATAGTTCTTGAGGTCGTGGATGTAGTGAGATCATGCAGGGAGAGCACATAGAGAGCACACAGAAGGGAACCAAGGACAACTTCTTTTAAGGGGcaggcaaacaaagaaaaaattcatgGTCAGAGACTGGAGAAGTGTCTGCACAGAAAGAGAACGGTGAGAGAAttgaaccagaaggagaagggagcaaGGGCTCAGAAGGAAGACAGAACAGAGCAAAGAGTGGCAAACCTGGAAATAGCTGCTGAGTTCCAGAACAATAGGCATTAAAACGTACACTGAATTGGGCAATGAGAATGTTGCTTGGGACCCTGACAAGAGCAATTTCAGTAAAGGGGTTGCAGGCAGCAACCAGGCCAGACTTGTACTAGGAACTAATGGGGAACTCTGAGACATATGCTTCCAATACCTGGCAGCACGATAAATGTCTGTATTAGACAGAATTGATCAGTACATCACTCTCAAGCAAAGTTTTCTGCATGCCTAGTGGATTCTCATACTGAAAACATATTTCAGTGTGATAAGGGTAGGTCTGGGGGCAGCAAATTATCctacttttctttcatcttaCAATGACTTGATTTCCCCTGCGTTCTTTAAGGATAATTTCACTTTGTAGAGGATTCTGGTTCTTCTTCTTTCACCACTTGAGAAGTGTCGTGCTACTCCCTTTTGACCCCCGTGGTTTCTCATGAGGAAACACTGCCGTTCTCCCTGCTTTTCCCATACTAAGGtgtttctctcttgctgctttcaagatttttctctaGGTCTTTAGTTTTCAGATGTTTTACTGTGACATATGTTTCAATGGATTTCTTCAATCTTATTCTTTTTGGGTTTCACTCAGTTCTTAAATCTGtaggtttatgtcttttgccaatCTTGGAAAAAATTCAGCCATCATTTctttgcatgatttttcagcCCATCCCTTCTCCTCACCTGTGGTATACCAATGAGACAAATGTTGGCTCTTTTGTTATATTCCCACTGGTCTCCGAGTCTCTGTTCAGTTTTTGCCCATTTATTTGGGTTCAGGCCACCTGTTCTGATCAGCTCTCTATGGTGTGTGGCTTACAGTCAGTCCTATTTTGAAAGACTTTGCAGTGCTATTGCGTTTGGTGAAGCATGATCAGCAATTTGGGAGCTGGCAAGGTCTAGTTCAGTCTCAGTCTTTGCTATGTTGTATAGGAAGACATCCATGAATGCACAGCTTGGTGCTGAGCCCCGAAGTTCATACACAGCTTCCTGGCTTTATGTTCCCAAGCTCCTACCTTTCTGCAATCTCCCCAGTACTTCTTGCTTCCCTGAGCTTCCCCTTTTCAATCTTCTAGGTAGAAAGTTGTGACTTTAGTTAACCTTTGTC
It includes:
- the LOC141569758 gene encoding histone H2A-Bbd type 2/3-like, with the protein product MPGPRSRGGSSGRQRRNRSRSSAPELPFSVSHVERLLREGHYTQRLGSTAPVYLAAVIEYLTAKILELAGNEAQSSGQSRITPEFIDMAVHNNSLLSGFFRNTTISQVAPPQQ
- the LOC141569630 gene encoding 40-kDa huntingtin-associated protein; the encoded protein is MAASAGGLGGGAGPGPEAGDFLARYRQVSNKLKKRFLRKPNVAEAGEQFGQLGRELRVQECLPYAAWCQLAVARCQQALFHGPGEALALTEAARLFLRQERDARQRLVCPAAYGEPLQAAASALGAAVRLHLQLGQPAAAAALCLELAAALRDLGQPAAAAGHFQRAAQLQLPLLPLAALQALGDAASCQLLARDYTGALAIFTRMQRLAREHGSHPVQPVPPPLPLQPQPQPQGPQQGPGAGPALPAAPLPPNAGPATAPSPAALGAFSDVLVRCEVSRVLLLLLLQPPPAKLLPEHAHTLEKYSWEAFDSHGQESSGQLPEELFLLLQSLVMATHEKDTEAVKSLQVEMWPLLSAEQNHLLHLVLQETISPSGEGI
- the LOC141569631 gene encoding histone H2A-Bbd type 2/3-like, whose amino-acid sequence is MPGPRSRGGSSGRQRRNRSRSSAPELPFSVSHVERLLREGHYTQRLGSTAPVYLAAVIEYLTAKILELAGNEAQSSGQSRITPEFIDMAVHNNSLLSGFFRNTTISQVAPPQQ